The sequence ACTTTGATATAAACAACTAGCGGCTCTCTTTcctattattaaaaaataaagtgccTTCAAAGtgataaaaagacatttcagcTTCTGTGGTCTCTTCCTGGGAAAACACAAACGTTGCCACAAACTTTTTTCTGATAATGGTCTAATTTCTGACTTTTTCCTTGGaaacaaagtctaaaaaagTATAGTTAAAAAGACTAAAAGTACAGGACTATACTCAAAGTTTTTCAGTTATTGCTTGAAgtgctttattttgtattttgggCTACAGGCAGAATTAATGCTATGATGAAACCATCACTAAAAATTCACTTTATTGTATTAAAGTACCTTGAATCTTAGCAACTGGCCCTGCCTGCTTTTCATGAACTATGACTAACTTTTGTTCTGTATAATGTTTTTGAGacattataaattatatacaCATTATAACACAAATTGATTTTAAGCAGAGTGTACAGTGTGCAAACACAGGCACTTTTGGCAGGAATAGTTCTCCACACAAACTACACTGCACGAAATTTCTCCTCTGTCCTGTGGTGGGCAACTGTTCAATCTGCCATATCATGTAGGGATCTAGAAAGCAGCTGACTAGGAACCAAAATAATGGTGAGTGTAAACCCAGTGCTTTCACAGGCTAGGCAATTGTTTGTTTTCGTGGTTCTGCTTTGTCATCAACAGCACAGCTTTTCTAATCTCTTCCACAAAGCCAACAATACAATCTAGAAGGCCCCAGGCGTGCATGCATGGCCGCAGCCAAGGGGAGGTTTTGAGCATTATTTCACAGCCAGCCAGTACTATGCAGTGTTTAGTCTAGCATGAGACAGCCTAGGGTGAGCACCCGAGTTTTCACACAATAAAGGTGCTGAAGGGGACCAAGCACTCTGGGGATACCATCAGCCCAGCAGGGAGAAGAGTACCACCATGGTCAAGACCAGGTACCTGCATGAGGTGCGAAAGGAAAAGTATGAACGCTCAGATGACTTTTATGAGGAACCTGAGGACTCTGCAGGCATCTCAGCCATCCAGGGCTGGGAGAGCCTTCAGGAGCTCAACAGTCGCTTTGCCCGGTACATCAACAGGGCCAGGGTCCTGGAGCAGCGCAATGCAGTGTTCCGCAAGCAGCTAGAGACACTGCATCGAATGGAAGAGGCCAGCAGTCTGGAGGATGCTTTCAGAGAGCAGATTGAAGTCAACAGGCAACGCATCCGTGAGCTGTCTTCTGACCGTGCCAAGCTGGAGCGAGAGCTGAAGGATGCTTCTCGTATGCTAGATGAATTTACCAGCAAGTAAGAGAGTGGACAGTAGTTTGTTTTATCAGTGTCTCAAAAAGGTCAAACATCGTTATAGTTGGAGTGATTAGACATTAATAGAAAAGTGTCATAATAAATAGAAACTTACAAAGCAGCAGGACCCTAATGGAGCCAAAGTTAGGACTGCACTGCATTATAGTCATAATTAGGCAGGTAatcgtgaaaaaaaaaactgctgtaatTTATTCTTAATACTGTAACATATTGGACTTACTTCATAATATTAGATGTTAGAGAGAGACTGAAttgaaacaaataaattaaaggaCCATTTTTACCCAAGTTACACAACTTATAACTAGTGATATTTATGTGGATGGAGTCATATTTACCTAGGCTTTTAGAAATCCCTTACTGACGTATCTGTTTTCACCTCAATACAATGGAATTGAAAATAATTCTGCTCCCAGTATTCAGATCATTGAAAAAATATCAATGAACATTtgataacataaaaaaaaaaccacataaTCTCTTTCCACGAACATTCTCCTTGTGTACGTGGATACTACTCAAACCACATTGATTGTTCCAGTAAAGTCTGTTCACAGTGAGGTGAATTGCCCAGCATCACTATTTTTTCAGTACCAAATGCACCACCAACAAAATTCCTTTCACCTCTATAATATTTAATGTGGAGGCATCAATCTCAGAGGCAGAGATCTGGAAAGTcgagcaataaaaacaaaactatctgCACAATCATATACCATTAGAGAGAGAACTAAAATGTTAATGCGATCAACACTTGAACTGCAATGATTTAGAAACATATTACAATCAGATATGTATAAGCAGCAAAGCAGCACTAAATCATCGATTAGTTGAGAAGATTATTGACCAACAATGTCTGAATCAGCTGGAATAGAGTCATATTTCACTGTGTGCAGTGTTGATAGGTGGTGCATTCAAGAAGAAATTTGTTAATCTGTCCTGTCTTACTGTGagtacacaacacacacttacaaTTAGACtcaaacaaataatttaaatttccTGCCCTATGAAATGCTGCAGCTTAATATAATAATGTCATGCTGTGCCTCTTCCTAATGCACCTAATTCAGATGTTTTATGTTCCAGGTATAGAAATGAATGTGATTATCAAGAGCAGCTACGGGGAACACTGGAACAGTTAAACAAGGTACCATATGGATGAAATTAAGGTCAttcacacaaccacagaaacagaATTCATGAGTATTAGAATTCTtcagcatttaaaatgtaatttaaaagaCACAGCATAAACCTAGTTATAAATGATGGCGCTTTTGAATGTTGTTACAATATTCTTTatattatatactatatattagACATCTTGGTTGCACAAATAGAGTAActttgaagaaaagaaaaaattgaTACACTTTacctttcactctttttttactttgggtcatctgtgttttcctcttctctcatcTCCTCTTGTAGGAGGCTGACAGTGCACTGCTGAGAAACCTGGAGTACCAGATCCAATCACAGTTCCTGCAGGATGATATCAACTCCACCAGGGACAGACACAAGAAGGTCAGTGAAACTAATGGTAAATAGTCAAGAAGAAAGCTTCCTCTTTAACATCCATTTCGTCTTGTCTTTGGCATGGAATGCAATTGCAAACTGAGAGAGTGCCAGACTTTGTCACTGCATGTGGATAAGTATCAAAAAGGAATTCAGTTTTGGTTAAAGCAAAGCTTAGTTATGCTTTGTGGCTCATAGCTTAAGTCACTTTGGACTTTTAAGTCCCCACCACCACCCAGTGTTTTCATACTATTCAATAGCCCATTTGGACTTCCCTTCAGACTATAGTTAtgggtcagtaggtccctactcacctactggaacctactggtaGGTTCAGTAGGTCGTTTTTATCCTACAGATCTTTATTGTCGTCATTACGTTCACCACGTAGGTTATGTCCTTGAGTTATGCCTTGAGTGCCTAAAAATAATTAGTCATCAAGAGTGAATGTTGTGgggaaacaaatgaaatttgTTGACAGTGTTTCACAGCTGCCCTCAATATGACCGTCTTGCAGCTTGTCAGTTAAGTTCAATAACAATGTTTCCTTATAATGCTGATAAGAATAAGTGTCATTAAAATAGATTTGCTCTAATGATAAAAGCAGCAGctaaaaaaatgcagttttcaggAGACAGACTTGAACATAATGACAGTATAAATTAGCTTATACTGCAAATTCTATAAAGCATATGTTGCTTTAGTCTAGTCTGTGGTTATGTACAGTATTCATAAACCAGCATAGAAATCATCAGAAATCTACTTTTGCTAATAGCTAAGGGGAGAGTGTTGTGAGTTTCAGTGTATATAAATCAATATATATTGATGCTAAAGAGAAGATACCTTCAAAAATGTGGCAGTGAGCGATTGCTCTGATGCTTATATTTTACAGTTATCTGTATTGATGGCTTTTACAAACTGGGTCAGTAAAAGCCACTCACTACAAAATGGCTTTAATAATTCTCTTCATTTAAAGCAGTTTATGTCTTTCAGATATTGCTCCTGAAATTACTACATCTCAAAATTCTGctcatatttttctttgcaaGAATATCTCAAGCCAGAATATTATGCATGGACATATATAATTCACATCAAAGATTATTGGAACACGGTTGACCTCAGGAGTCTTCAAAAATCAAGTCAGATTACTTTGACACCGGTGCCAAAGGGTATGTTATGTGTGGCATGTTGAGCCTTAGCAACAATTTACCTTCTGTCACATAAATCAGAAAAGGATTGCAGAGAAAATTTAACATTGCTCTTCACAGGCACTGACatatgacaaaaacagagacaaagacaaaaaactgaACTATTACTCAGAGCAGATTTGATAATGCATCAGGTCATACTTTCCATAAACTTTCTTCCCCGAGcagtttctctctttttttttttttactttaacataATGCTGCTTTGATGATGAATTAATGTGTGACTGCAATATTGAGATAGCATATGAAAGAGCACTGCTCTTACTATATTATGTACGAAAGAATAGGGAGCCACATGAATATTACGCTTGTGGTCTCGAGCTTTGAAGTATCCCTCCTGAGAGGGGATATATATGCACTCTTTATTACCAAGTCTGAGATCACACTTATAtcaatggatttttaaaaaagaaactcttTGCTGTAAAGAAATGCTAGCAccatttataaatatatttcagcTAAATGAAAGCTTTTTATTGGAAGCTTTCAATCTCTCACTTAATCTGCAACAATAAGAAGAAAGTCTGTGAGCAGAACAGACAAAAATGGTTTAAGTTTGGAGTAGCTTAGGGGTGTTCCTCTTTTTACTGAGTggtctattttctgttttttattattctcttCCTCTACACAGAACCTTGCAGAGATCCAAACCTATGTAAACATTTTGCAGCAAATCAACCAGACACTTCCTCTTGTTCCCAGCGTGTCAGTGGGCATATCTGAGGTGAGGTCACTaatgctgtgtgcatgtttgtgtgtgtgtgtgtgtgtgtctgtgctgcagtcCCTGGGGGAGAAGATGGTGTTTGCATGCGTGTCAGTCTTAGCTACGTGTCTGGAGTTGATGAGGTTACTGGCTGCTTAGTCCAATTGGTTGCCTGTGCctgcatttgtctgtgtttttgtatacgtgtgtgtgtgcatgtgggacaagcacatacacaaggACAGGGCCGCAGTTTCAGGGTGTCAGGACACGTGATGAGGTAAATACTGGAAAGGACAGCTGTGCATGCTAATGTTTGGAGGAACTGTACCACAGTAATTTATATAGCCAATTGgaattttatttacacaaacaaCCTGCTCTGGATGCAGAAATTGTTTACTTGGTTGGGTTAAATCTCAGTGTACTGGGATACTGAGACTCAGTTGTTTTCCcctgaaaaaaggaaaagggtaAGCAAAAAAAGAGATAATGTTATGAGGCCTCGCGAGCTGGATCATCAGTGGGCCAGCTAAATGCACATACAGGTGGGGGGCAACATTAAGGAAAACCCTTCAAATTGgtgaggaaacaaaacaaatgcagatgCTTCCATAGGTGGTTTGCTCAGTACGAAAATCCTGAATATGCTGTACGCTGCCATGGAGCAGCGAAGCACTGAAGTGATGCtaacttattattatttttaaatgagcatTAAAATACAGATGGAAATCCAATGAAATCCAAGGGTCTGTCATGTGTTGTTAcagttttcactgtttcacacAAGAGCAGCTCTGCTACCAAGAGACCATTGTAAATATTAGCTTGACTATTAATTAAAACCTGTGAATTAAACAGATTTGCTTCCAGCATCTTCCAAGAAGATGCATCATCTTACCGATGTCAATATTATTAACTCCGTTTCTGGCTAGTATATTCTGCAGCCCAAACAGTCAAAGGTTCATTTTACAAAGCAAATGAATAGAAAACATCACTATTATGAGCAAAACAATTGTTGTAGTaccatgaaatttaaaaatcaatccGTGAGACTTCAGAAGGAGATTGCACTGCCAGCTGAGAGAATGTGTGGTCTAGCTTTCTTACTTTAAAGACACACTGTGGGTCTCTGCATGTTCTCATTGATTTGTGCTCAATGTGTGAAGGAGCAGGAGAAGCTTCTGGCCCAGAGGAAAGTGCCAGCACTACAGAGTCAGCTTGAGGAATATAAGAGCGCCCTCTGCCAGCTGCAGGCCCAGAAACAACGTCTTCAGGCTGAGGTGGGTCACCATGACAACAAGAGGTTTCACTGTGATTACGTGcatcctttttttctttcatttcttaaGACAGCAGCTAGTAAGTCCAGTCCAAAGTCCCGTTCTTTGTTGATAACTGCACTCAGGGCTCAAAGACCATTGTAAATTGTGATACTTGGAGGgcaacagttattttcatttttaattaaaaggtTACATTATGTAATCTCACAAATAGATATTACTAAATTGTTTGCTTACTTATTTCAGATACTGAATcacattaatatataataattgtTCATAATGTTTCACTTTCAAATAATAGATACAGATTTCTAGGTTTACGtatgttttaaaacacattttccagggACAAATCTGTTTACTTTGTCTCTATGCATGATTTTATAAATTATAACCATTCAATTACTTACAGCCTCCATTATGTTTTGGTAATAGTGAAATGCTTGAAATGTACTGTAGTTTACCACTAGATGTCAGCCACGATCAACTCATGACAGTGTAGTTCTGGGTTTAGCAAAGGCATTGTTTCCATATAGGTcatgaaacaaaataataataataataataaaagaaaatatatttttaaaatgcaaatgcacattCTTGCATAGTTTCCAAGGTTAGTTTTGTCTTTGGTTGCTTTGTTCATACAGGTATTGACTAAAAACATACCTCTGCTATCTGCACAACTGATCTCTCTTCACTCTGCTTATGTTATATACAATATATCTCCTGTCTGTCTGGATTTTATGGAGGTTGACAGTGTTTTAATTACGTTTAGTTATTAATTCCATTGTTTTCCATCTTTCAGACTGCCATGTTGGATCAAGCCATCAAAAACACCCAGGAGAGTTTTGACGATGAGATCCAGATGTACAATGAAAAAATCGAATCTCTGAGGAAGGAGATCGAGGAAGCTGAGAAGTCCCTGGAGAGGTTCACCAGTGAATGTCGCCACCTGGCCATGTACCAGACATCTCTTCAGAATGAGCTGGAGAGGTACAAGAGGATCATCGAGAATGAAGATAACAGGTAGACTGTCTCCACCTGGTTGCTTATACATGCTGAGCCACACTTTCACATGCAAGGCCAGAGCTGTTTACTATGGGCTGAAATTTAGTCCCAGAGAAAATTCaacatataaatgtaaaagCAATATATGATACTTTGACCAGGGAAATTGCGTTCAGTCACAGAATTGATATAAACATAGATCAGCAGAATAACTTCAAGGATTTCCCTTCTTGTAAAACAGGGGAAGGACTATAGTCATAACTTTagaaattttacatttacattttaactgtttaaatTTTCACTTGTAGGCTCAGTGAAATTAATCTCCCTACATGATGGTCTAGAGGTTATTTCATGACTTTCTACACACATCTGTATTTTGTTCTAAAAATAGTAACAGTTAAAGCTATTGACTGTATAGAATATAATTAGCAGCcttatataaatgtgttttgagtGTAATTATAGATGTAAATGTTGAGTACAGAATTAGCCAGCAGATGGAACTGTTCGGTAACAGATGTTTCCCCTACTGCACTATCACAAGAGAGTGTGTTTATGTCAGATTGGATACATCCTGAATTATCGATGTCCTTACTAGATTCTCCTCTAGAGCAAATCTGTTCAACACATGGCCATTGGCATGAGTGACATTTCAATGCCCTTTTTTCCTGCAGGTTAAATTCTGCGATAATTGGCACTCCCATTACCCTGTTCACCACTAATTACCattacactcacacaccaaGTGCATCGAGCAGGGGGAGAGGTAAGGGCATCAACATATTACAGTTGGCATATGGTGCAAATCACTACTGAGTGtacattttgtcatgtttagCTTCACAGAAGAGTTGGGTATTTTGTACAGACacaattttggatttttttagtTCACCACTTTCAGCCTATGTACTCACTGACCTTTTTTGCATCCAGATATCACTCAGGCTATCCAAGATATCACCAGCATTAAGCCACGGCAGAAGATATGGGCTAAAAAGGTACTGAAGAAGAAAGAGCTGACGCCAAAAGATGTGATTGACAGTGGTCAGGAGGAAAGAAATGGGGAAGCTGCTGAAGAGGCTTCAGATGAAGACACCAAGTGTATCCCATCGGAGGAAGTGCAGGAGGGGATGGTGATGAGAAAAGAGCAGAGACCTGTTCTTACTGGAGTGTCTCCACAGGATGTCCCAGATGGGGCTCAGATCAGCAAAGCTTTTGACACCCTATGTAACATCGTCAGAGACAGAATGAGGAAGTACAAGAAGCCTGAGCCAATCGCTGACTTTTACACCAAGGGTCGTTATGTCCTTGTCACCGGTGAGGGCAGCTACCCAGATCCCTGCTTCTACACCTCCACACCATCAGCTGGGCACATTGTCGTCACTATCAGAGATGAAATGATGTCTCCTTATGGACAAAGCACACCCTCTCCTCCGCCTCCAAAGCCCATGCTAGACCCCAGGCCACTCAGTCCCAGCCAGCCCCCTGATGCAGTAGGAGAAAAGGATGATAAGGGTGGAAAAGGTAAGGAAAATGGAGGCAAAGGTAGATATAAGAACAGAGAGCCTCAGCCTCACTCTAAAGATCCATACCCTGCACCCCCAGTGTCTGACCCAAGTTCTGGCCCTAAAGGTCCTAGCCCAGCTGGTGATCAGTTCACGAAAACCAAGGATGACAATGGTCCAAGTGGGCCTACTCCAAAGCCTGCACCTCGTAATGCTAGCACAAGCTCCAGTTCtagcaccagcaccagctccagcagctttACCCCAGATGCCATGAGCTACGAAAAGGTGGAGGTGGTAGAGTCTGTGGAGAGGTTCTCTACTGACCGCAAGATTAAAGGTTATGAGGAGACTTCCATGGTGTTTGAGACCATGATCGAGAAGTCCAGCAAGAAGAAACACTGAAACCACATCACCTAACATGAAAACTCAAGTCATCTACACCAGAGTCCTACATGGTCCCGGTCCTCTAACAAGAAGACATTACTGATGTTGGTATCAGATTAAATAATAGCACTGTCCAtcatcactgtttttgttttcggAGGGAGGTCAACCATGCCTAAAGTCCAACAACATATTGCTGCTCTGATATTCAGGGTTCTTACATTTGCTTGCAGTCTCTGGTCTTGCATCCAGAATACCTATGTTTTGCTGGTTCCATAAGtactgctgttgttgttctTAACACCCACACTCATGCAATGAGTCCTTTATTGTTTGAAAACTTGAGACAATGAAAAATTTAACTTCACACCACCATTTAAAATTCATAAGAAACAAGGTATTATACTGAGAAGCTGTGCCACCCTTCTGAACTCTGTCTTAGAGCTTTTCCCTTTGAGCTCATTTGTTAAATTTGATGCCACCGCCTCCCCTCAGCACGATTTTGCTGTGTACTAATTTGCTTTGAAATactgaacaataaaaaactattcaaacaTCAATTGATGCCTTGTTCTGTTTGCTTTTAGACAGACATTGTGTACCAAGCACCTCACATACTTAATTTAACAGGCCACTTAGGCATATGTGTGGATTTTTTATGTGCACACACTTCCCAATActgttatatacagtatgataATTATAGGAATGTATTAATTATTAACTTACTTTAAAAATC is a genomic window of Mastacembelus armatus chromosome 15, fMasArm1.2, whole genome shotgun sequence containing:
- the bfsp1 gene encoding filensin, whose translation is MVKTRYLHEVRKEKYERSDDFYEEPEDSAGISAIQGWESLQELNSRFARYINRARVLEQRNAVFRKQLETLHRMEEASSLEDAFREQIEVNRQRIRELSSDRAKLERELKDASRMLDEFTSKYRNECDYQEQLRGTLEQLNKEADSALLRNLEYQIQSQFLQDDINSTRDRHKKNLAEIQTYVNILQQINQTLPLVPSVSVGISEEQEKLLAQRKVPALQSQLEEYKSALCQLQAQKQRLQAETAMLDQAIKNTQESFDDEIQMYNEKIESLRKEIEEAEKSLERFTSECRHLAMYQTSLQNELERYKRIIENEDNRLNSAIIGTPITLFTTNYHYTHTPSASSRGRDITQAIQDITSIKPRQKIWAKKVLKKKELTPKDVIDSGQEERNGEAAEEASDEDTKCIPSEEVQEGMVMRKEQRPVLTGVSPQDVPDGAQISKAFDTLCNIVRDRMRKYKKPEPIADFYTKGRYVLVTGEGSYPDPCFYTSTPSAGHIVVTIRDEMMSPYGQSTPSPPPPKPMLDPRPLSPSQPPDAVGEKDDKGGKGKENGGKGRYKNREPQPHSKDPYPAPPVSDPSSGPKGPSPAGDQFTKTKDDNGPSGPTPKPAPRNASTSSSSSTSTSSSSFTPDAMSYEKVEVVESVERFSTDRKIKGYEETSMVFETMIEKSSKKKH